One Scomber scombrus chromosome 1, fScoSco1.1, whole genome shotgun sequence DNA segment encodes these proteins:
- the tmem41b gene encoding transmembrane protein 41B: protein MAKKRREKRETDGLSAAPEEVKAASEPPALKEAHHTGGSARMSLLILLSIFTCAASVMYLVYRNFPELPDDEMEKIKIPKDMDDAKALGTVLSKYKDTYYTQVLVAYFATYVFLQTFAIPGSIFLSILSGYLYPFPLALSLVCLCSGLGASFCYMLSYLVGRPMVYKYLTERAQKWSQQVDKHRDHLINYIIFLRITPFLPNWFINITSPVINVPLGVFFIGTFLGVAPPSFVAINAGTTLYKLTTAGEAVSWNSLAVLGVLAVLSILPVCFQKKLQQKLE, encoded by the exons ATGGCCAAAAAGCGGAGAGAAAAACGAGAGACCGACGGCCTGTCCGCGGCCCCGGAGGAGGTGAAGGCTGCTAGCGAGCCTCCAGCGCTGAAAG AGGCTCATCACACAGGGGGGTCAGCACGCATGTCTCTCCTGATTCTTCTGTCTATCTTCACCTGCGCTGCCTCAGTCATGTACCTAGTCTACAGGAACTTCCCAGAGCTTCCTGA cGATGAAATGGAGAAAATTAAGATCCCTAAAGACATGGATGATGCCAAAGCTTTGGGGACTGTGTTATCTAAATACAAAGACACCTACTACACCCAAGTGTTGGTGGCCTACTTTGCAACCTATGTTTT CCTCCAGACATTTGCAATCCCTGGCTCTATCTTCCTCAGCATCCTGTCTGGATATCTTTACCCTTTCCCCTTGGCTCTTTCCTTAGTCTGCTTG TGTTCTGGGCTGGGTGCGTCCTTTTGCTACATGCTGTCTTATCTTGTGGGCAGACCCATGGTCTACAAATATCTCACAGAGAGAGCACAGAAATGGTCCCAGCAG GTTGACAAACATAGAGATCATTTAATCAATTACATCATCTTCCTGAGGATAACCCCCTTTCTTCCCAACTGGTTCATCAACATCACCTCACCTGTCATCAATGTGCCTTTGGGGGTTTTCTTCATTGGTACTTTTCTTG GAGTGGCACCGCCATCCTTCGTAGCGATCAACGCAGGTACAACACTGTACAAACTGACCACAGCGGGAGAGGCTGTGTCCTGGAACTCTCTGGCTGTGCTCGGGGTACTCGCCGTGCTCTCCATCTTGCCCGTCTGCTTCCagaaaaagctgcagcagaaactAGAGTAG